One window from the genome of Thermococcus siculi encodes:
- the cas4 gene encoding CRISPR-associated protein Cas4, translating into MNYVSTCNSNNCSKSHPKNRTNETKGYPLDELLIGGTEINYLFICPTKLWYFSKGITMEQENEWVDLGRFLHERRYAGEEKEVQIGSIKIDFIRKGEIIEVHEVKLGKSMEKAHEMQALYYLYYLKRLGIKARAVLHYPKLNETKEITLDSREEEVEAAIREVQRIKSLPAPPEPVKSKKCKKCAYYELCWV; encoded by the coding sequence GTGAATTATGTGTCTACCTGTAACAGCAATAACTGTAGCAAAAGCCATCCTAAAAACCGAACTAATGAAACGAAGGGATACCCCCTCGACGAACTCCTTATCGGCGGCACCGAAATCAACTACCTCTTCATATGCCCCACGAAGCTCTGGTACTTCTCGAAGGGCATCACCATGGAGCAGGAGAACGAGTGGGTTGACCTCGGGAGGTTCCTCCACGAGAGGCGCTATGCCGGCGAAGAGAAAGAAGTCCAGATCGGGAGCATAAAGATAGACTTCATCAGGAAGGGGGAAATCATAGAAGTCCACGAGGTCAAGCTGGGTAAAAGCATGGAGAAGGCCCACGAGATGCAAGCGCTTTACTACCTTTACTACCTCAAGAGGCTCGGCATCAAAGCTAGGGCGGTTCTCCACTATCCAAAGCTCAACGAGACGAAGGAGATAACCCTCGACAGCAGGGAAGAGGAAGTAGAGGCGGCGATCAGGGAAGTTCAGCGGATAAAATCACTTCCAGCCCCACCAGAGCCTGTAAAATCAAAGAAATGCAAAAAGTGCGCCTACTACGAGCTGTGCTGGGTTTGA
- a CDS encoding PIN domain-containing protein: MHAVIDTNVLLYDTFEDLPFHHEARRLLDSLDRWYVPPIVLQEYVWFFKRKNLPVKLVRSMLSEYLDDPRFNRLNDNGESIAYALELIEKNSLSLSRFNDAIILYHALQRGYPLATFDKKFRKLAVKNGVEVLPAKV; this comes from the coding sequence ATGCATGCAGTGATAGATACTAACGTGCTCCTGTACGACACATTTGAAGATCTCCCATTTCATCACGAAGCCCGACGGCTTTTGGATTCACTGGACCGCTGGTACGTACCCCCAATAGTTCTGCAGGAATACGTCTGGTTCTTCAAGAGGAAAAACCTGCCCGTGAAGCTTGTAAGATCCATGCTGAGTGAGTATTTAGATGATCCTCGCTTTAACAGGCTGAACGATAACGGAGAGTCTATAGCCTACGCCCTTGAGCTTATAGAAAAGAACTCCTTGTCACTATCTCGTTTCAACGATGCTATAATCCTGTATCACGCCCTCCAAAGGGGCTATCCCCTTGCCACGTTTGACAAAAAATTCAGAAAACTGGCAGTTAAAAATGGCGTGGAGGTTCTCCCAGCGAAAGTATAA
- a CDS encoding AbrB/MazE/SpoVT family DNA-binding domain-containing protein produces the protein MPVTKVTRNYQITLPAEIRKALGIKEGELLEVELEGEKIIVKRLKRKRKTLKLGERLTPEEIEKTIEEGMEECMQ, from the coding sequence ATGCCTGTGACAAAGGTAACCCGGAACTATCAGATAACGCTCCCCGCGGAGATCAGAAAAGCCCTCGGGATTAAGGAGGGGGAGCTGCTTGAGGTTGAGCTTGAAGGGGAAAAAATCATAGTCAAGAGGCTGAAGAGAAAGAGGAAAACCCTCAAACTAGGTGAGAGGCTCACGCCTGAGGAGATTGAGAAGACCATTGAGGAGGGTATGGAAGAATGCATGCAGTGA